One genomic region from Nymphaea colorata isolate Beijing-Zhang1983 chromosome 12, ASM883128v2, whole genome shotgun sequence encodes:
- the LOC116265465 gene encoding uncharacterized protein LOC116265465 isoform X6, protein MFCSHELVVKTWSMLVIKAKFSGQLPKKLMKELLMEVAMVEDNIAQLEGEVNDLQRGLTQERDLYNGLYYRHQLQQQQFKQQQQEEQQQKQISEIRKGSDNTALSYRVSSLFDERPKTQATRRRRHASMGSASEAEALFSINHTVRSGDLASSFSTKELPGGRLKSATFGKEAGFNQNSSSIKSHENGSHGKGTKRSTTEKIALAPKLPPKHPTAKTTEKEMKGNSNLVQKPSTTLTVSQDNVCTTLPNKLSEDIIKCLICIFLRMLRTSRMVKPDKSLNYAKTALSPLPSFLKIENFSSLKEPSLDPYGIFDIDESIPRDIGPYKNFVILTTSSFNTINLDSCRTLLEQLRILLSKLCKVELRFLTYKQKLAFWINMYNACIMHAYLQHGVQPNLENLLLLIKKVELNIGGSMLNAFEIEHLILGQPIEPGNKEAYLEAKSNMKDDIVHYKHKLEHREPNVTFALSCGSRSSPAVRIYTAQAVSMELERSKLEYLQASIVVTSTKKLMIPKLLQQYMRDCSTNIDLLIDWVCSQLPLSCSLRKSIIECIRGHKNEPISTFAEVIPYQSEFLYLLVT, encoded by the exons GAAGGTGAAGTGAACGATCTTCAACGCGGTCTGACTCAGGAAAGGGATTTGTATAATGGTCTCTATTACCGTCATCAGCTGCAACAACAACAAttcaaacaacaacaacaagaagagCAGCAACAGAAGCAAATATCCGAAATTAGAAAAGGAAGCGACAATACTGCATTATCATATCGTGTCTCATCACTGTTCGACGAAAGGCCTAAGACGCAGGCAACTCGTAGAAGAAGACATGCTTCAATGGGTTCTGCATCTGAAGCAGAAGCTTTGTTTTCCATCAACCACACAGTGAGAAGTGGGGACTTGGCCTCTAGCTTTAGCACCAAGGAATTGCCTGGTGGACGCCTAAAAAGCGCAACGTTTGGAAAAGAGGCCGGGTTCAACCAAAATAGCTCGAGCATAAAGAGCCATGAAAATGGATCCCACGGGAAGGGCACCAAGAGAAGCACCACTGAAAAGATAGCGCTGGCCCCCAAGCTACCTCCTAAGCATCCTACTGCTAAG ACGactgaaaaggaaatgaagggCAACTCAAATCTTGTTCAAAAGCCTTCAACTACTTTAACAGTATCACAGGATAATGTCTGCACAACATTGCCCAACAAGCTCTCTGAGGACATCATCAAGTGCTTGATTTGCATATTCTTGAGAATGCTTAGAACATCGAGGATGGTCAAGCCTGATAAGTCGCTCAACTATGCGAAAAcagctctctctcctctcccaaGCTTTCTCAAAATTGAAAACTTCTCGAGCTTGAAAGAACCAAGTTTGGACCCTTACGGCATATTTGATATCGATGAATCTATTCCAAGAGATATTGGTCCTTACAAGAATTTTGTGATACTCACAACTAGTTCTTTTAATACAATCAACCTTGATAGTTGCAGAACACTTCTTGAGCAACTAAG GATTTTATTGAGCAAACTTTGCAAAGTTGAGCTGAGATTCCTAACGTACAAGCAAAAGTTGGCCTTCTGGATCAACATGTACAACGCCTGCATCATGCAT GCATATCTTCAACATGGCGTACAACCAAACCTTGAAAATTTGCTTCTGCTGATTAAGAAG GTAGAGCTTAATATTGGAGGGAGCATGTTGAATGCTTTTGAGATAGAGCATCTCATCTTGGGGCAACCAATTGAACCTGGAAATAAAGAA GCTTATCTGGAGGCTAAAAGCAATATGAAAGATGACATTGTACATTACAAGCATAAGCTTGAACATAGAGAACCAAATGTCACCTTTGCCCTATCTTGTGGGAGTCGATCATCACCAGCA GTTAGGATCTACACTGCTCAAGCTGTTTCCATGGAGTTGGAGAGATCAAAGTTGGAGTATTTGCAAGCTTCCATTGTGGTGACAAGTACAAAGAAGCTCATGATCCCTAAGCTTCTGCAACAATATATGCGCGACTGCTCGACCAACATAGACCTGTTGATAGATTGGGTGTGCAGCCAACTTCCATTGTCGTGCTCGTTGAGGAAATCCATCATTGAATGCATCAGAGGGCATAAAAATGAACCGATCTCAACATTTGCAGAAGTGATACCTTATCAATCTGAATTCCTATATTTATTGGTCACATAG